TTTTTGGACTGCTTTATTTCTTCCTTCAGATAAACATTTTCGGCCTGCAGCTGATCTTTGAGCTTTTCAACTTCCGTCAGCGCCTTATTCAGATCGGCGGTACGGTCGGCGACGAGATTTTCCAGTTTTTGTCGAAGATTGGCAAGCGCCAGATGTGTTCCAATGCGCGACTGCACTTCGTGGATTTCAAAAGGTTTGGTAATGTAATCCACCGCTCCCATATTGAAACCGTTCACCTTATTGATGGTTTCGGTAAGAGCCGTCATGAAAATAACCGGTATGGCCTCCGTCGCCGCATGGCTTTTTAGTTGCCGGCAGGTTTCAAATCCGCTCATGCCGGGCATCATCACATCCAGCAAAATAAGGTCGGGCAAGGCATATCTGGCCTGTTCAACCGCACTTTTCCCATCAGTAGCAACCAGTACTTTGTACCCGGCTTTTGATAGTACGTCAAACAAAATACTGATGTTGTTTGGTGTGTCGTCTACAATCAGGATGGTATTCTTTGTGTGGTAAGGTGTGTTGGTTTTCATGTTTTGCCGAAAAAGATTAAAATATTTCCCCGTTTTGGTTCAGCTATTCAGGAGCCGTTGTACCGATCGTGCTGGTACCAGTCAGAAGGTATTAAGCTACAAGCATAAACTCAAATTTATAGATATTTCAGAATACTTAGGGAATCGGGAGTACGGGAGCATGTTGAGAGGTGGTAGAACATAGCCCTTTCTCAGAAACAGGCAGACTTAGGTTAAACAAAAAAACAGCCCCGCGGGGGAATCGCAGGGCTGATGGATATATAGTCGTCTAACAGGCTTGTAGCAAGAAGGAGCCTTACCTTTTTTCTACAAAATTCATATCTTTTGTAAAGGTTTCTTCGAGGAAGTACAGTGAGAATAATGCTACCGCACTGGTAGCTAATCCGATTAGCAGCCCGCTCTGAATCACACCAAGGTCTGGCTTGAACTGCACAAACAGCGCCGCAAGCGGAATGGTGGCGCCACGAACAAAATTGGGAACGGTGGTGGCTACAGTGGCTCTCAGATTGGTACCAAAAAGTTCGGCGGCAATGGTGATAAACAAGGTCCAGTAACCATTACAAAAACCGAGCAGGGCACATATCAGGTAGAAAGAGAACAGATCCTCCATAGGGAACATCAGGTAGGCGATCATCATCAGCAGCGAAAGGGAAATGAATATTCCGATTACCTTTTTTCTGCTTTTCAAATACTGGCTGAGCAGACCGCTCCCGATGTCTCCGAAAACCTGGCCCGAAAAAGCCAGCATGACGGCTTTCCCAGCATTGATTCCTTCCAAACCCTTAGCTGCACCGAATTCAGGAGAAAATGTAATGAGGATACCCACCACAAACCAGATCGGTAACCCAACCAGAATGGCCAGGAGGTACTTGGTGAAACGTTTGCCGTTGGTAAGGATCATCAGAATATTCCCCCGGTCAACCGTATGTTCCTTCACTTTCTGGAACATACCTGATTCAAATACGTTGAAGCGAAGAATGAGCAAAAGAAGGCCCATGCCGCCGCCCACAAAATAAGATACTCTCCAGGCAAAAAGATCAGCGACGAAGTAAGCCAGTATAGCACCGAGTACACCGAGCGTAGCCACCAGTGTAGTACCATAACCCCTTATTTCTTTCGGGAGTACCTCGGTTACCAAAGTGATACCAGCTCCCAGTTCTCCGGCCAAGCCAACACCGGCAACAAACCGGAGGATGGCGTATTGATCCAGCGTGGTGACGAAACCGTTTCCGATATTAGCCAGGGAATACATGATGATGGATCCAAAAAGCACAGAAAGCCGCCCTTTTTTATCTGCAATGATACCCCATAACACTCCGCCGATCAGCATACCGGCCATTTGGCTGTTCAGTAAAGTAATACCTTCGGTAAGGAGCTGATCCTGAGTAACACCGAGGGCTTTGAGGCTGGGGACACGTACAACGCTGAAAAGAAAAAGATCATACATATCAACCAGATATCCCAGTGCGGCAACAATTACCGGAACCTGCATGAGCTGTGAAAGCAAAGATGGACGCGATTCGTTGGATAAAGACATGGTCGGGCTTGGG
This portion of the Dyadobacter sp. CECT 9275 genome encodes:
- a CDS encoding MFS transporter, encoding MSLSNESRPSLLSQLMQVPVIVAALGYLVDMYDLFLFSVVRVPSLKALGVTQDQLLTEGITLLNSQMAGMLIGGVLWGIIADKKGRLSVLFGSIIMYSLANIGNGFVTTLDQYAILRFVAGVGLAGELGAGITLVTEVLPKEIRGYGTTLVATLGVLGAILAYFVADLFAWRVSYFVGGGMGLLLLILRFNVFESGMFQKVKEHTVDRGNILMILTNGKRFTKYLLAILVGLPIWFVVGILITFSPEFGAAKGLEGINAGKAVMLAFSGQVFGDIGSGLLSQYLKSRKKVIGIFISLSLLMMIAYLMFPMEDLFSFYLICALLGFCNGYWTLFITIAAELFGTNLRATVATTVPNFVRGATIPLAALFVQFKPDLGVIQSGLLIGLATSAVALFSLYFLEETFTKDMNFVEKR